A DNA window from Fodinibius sp. Rm-B-1B1-1 contains the following coding sequences:
- a CDS encoding sulfite exporter TauE/SafE family protein, with amino-acid sequence MILPWIGALLVGLSLGLMGSGGSILTVPVLIYLAGEQEKVAIAESLGIVGAISLAGFIPYAFKKQVHWRSVILFGLPGMVGTYGGAIIAGYVSGTFQLMLFAAVMLIAAVMMFRDKKEMNQSGGVSIQHAWWKIVLEGLVVGVLTGLVGVGGGFLIVPALVLLGGLPMHLAVGTSLAIIAMKSFSGFFKYIEVLENLNLSMNWELIFIFSLIGAVGSLVGKTVGAKISNNNLKKGFAVFLVLMGGYIIIMNI; translated from the coding sequence ATGATTTTACCGTGGATCGGGGCGTTGCTTGTAGGCCTTTCGTTAGGTTTGATGGGGTCAGGGGGGTCAATTTTGACCGTTCCTGTTTTAATTTACTTGGCCGGAGAGCAAGAAAAGGTAGCGATTGCTGAGTCATTAGGTATTGTGGGAGCCATCAGCTTGGCAGGCTTTATCCCGTATGCTTTTAAAAAGCAGGTGCATTGGAGAAGCGTTATCTTATTTGGGCTTCCCGGGATGGTCGGTACGTATGGCGGGGCTATTATTGCGGGATATGTTTCCGGTACTTTTCAGCTGATGCTATTTGCTGCTGTAATGCTTATAGCGGCTGTGATGATGTTTCGGGATAAAAAAGAGATGAATCAATCAGGAGGGGTATCAATTCAACACGCTTGGTGGAAGATTGTTTTAGAAGGTCTCGTCGTAGGGGTTTTAACAGGTCTCGTTGGAGTAGGGGGTGGCTTTTTGATTGTTCCTGCCTTGGTACTGCTTGGCGGATTACCCATGCATCTTGCTGTGGGAACGAGTTTGGCTATCATCGCCATGAAGAGTTTTAGCGGATTTTTTAAATATATTGAGGTGCTTGAAAACCTTAATCTGTCAATGAACTGGGAGCTCATTTTTATATTCAGTTTAATAGGAGCAGTAGGAAGTTTAGTAGGTAAAACGGTTGGAGCAAAGATATCCAATAATAATCTCAAGAAAGGATTTGCTGTGTTTTTGGTTCTGATGGGAGGCTACATCATAATAATGAATATATGA
- the smc gene encoding chromosome segregation protein SMC, whose translation MYISELELQGFKSFAYKTEVSFDKGITAIVGPNGCGKSNIVDAMRWVLGEQRPTLLRSSSMANVIFNGTAKKNALGMAEVHLTFINNKGLLPTEYNEVTIGRRLYRSGESEYLINGTNCRLKDINDLFMDTGMSSDAYSVIELKMVEEILNDKNNDRRRLFEEAAGVTRYKEKRKKTFRKLDETKSDLQRVEDILVEVRKKTKSLEKQAEKAKKAKEYNKELEHLDKALNKHEYLKIKEELEPLEERIDNADKEKKEIVSKAEKLEKEAESARKALNEKERQQSEAQRRVSQLHSKIRDTDTSLEITREKISNEKSVIEQYTSDIEQSEKDLADLREAFESSKKKLASFDDDLEKAEKNLSESKERYSEIQKQYSAEQDKLNKLEREFSQANQDLNDLQTKRIKIESRLENTEGDLIRIREEIEDLEDEIMNFRGEKKLAAEKLEQAITERDQQQSKLQSARQQREELSEQQNTLKDQIRSRQSKLDSVQSEITLLQDIANSNEAFPSSVQFLLDKHADKFTQLDVVSNLLSTDEEHAVALEAVLSDALNYVVVDTLEDARKAVNLLKENDKGRATFIPLNQLSNSYDTASGSLAKQVHAQEKYKALKQLLLGNVCVFDSVEKAYSSISDSQTAVTLDGEVITHDQFLKSGSKSKNAGIRVGLKDKISKLEDKAGSIESKIQSSQSELEEVQEKYGNIDLNELEKQLKEKEKKVREIENNINSFEHKIEIYQKNIGELKNRRESLINNEDSSQQELDQLQPKQKELQQKLKDLHEQQEEKKKVLQELDEEKSIAQSRYNDAQLKHQDLKNKVENHERDIKRAQDGIKNLKKRLKIRSEKTEEAKERIGKYESSIEQLEDKLSTLKEQKQEADKKLEEAEEASGKQRGRINEIEKELKEVRRRKEVNMELVHHLAMSKEKYEMQIENLSDHIWETYGILMDQIDKKLPEDTEPDEAKERIAWLRQKLKKIGEVNPLAIEEYEEEKERLDFYEEQVGDLHQAAEELQETIDEINKTAIGRFNETFEKIRVNFQKVFHTLFNEDDYCDLVIDEEAEDPLDATIEIKANPKGKRPSTINQLSGGEKTLTAIALLFAIYLVKPSPFCVLDEVDAPLDDANIERFADMIRNFSEETQFIIITHNKKTMSKAEMMYGVTMPETGISRLVGVKLDEVAEV comes from the coding sequence ATGTATATATCCGAACTTGAACTTCAGGGATTCAAGAGTTTTGCCTACAAAACCGAGGTATCTTTTGATAAAGGAATAACGGCCATTGTTGGGCCTAATGGCTGTGGAAAATCTAATATTGTTGACGCTATGCGTTGGGTACTGGGAGAACAACGCCCTACCCTGTTGCGCTCATCCAGCATGGCAAATGTTATTTTCAATGGTACGGCCAAGAAAAATGCCCTGGGGATGGCCGAAGTCCATCTCACCTTTATAAATAACAAAGGGTTACTTCCCACCGAGTATAATGAAGTCACCATCGGACGACGGCTGTATCGATCGGGAGAAAGTGAGTATCTCATTAACGGTACAAATTGTCGGCTAAAGGATATCAACGACCTTTTTATGGATACCGGAATGAGCTCGGACGCCTATTCGGTTATTGAGCTCAAGATGGTTGAAGAAATCCTTAATGATAAAAATAATGACCGTCGGCGATTATTTGAGGAAGCTGCCGGCGTTACCCGATACAAAGAAAAGCGTAAGAAGACCTTTCGTAAATTGGATGAGACAAAATCCGATTTACAACGGGTTGAAGATATTCTCGTCGAAGTCCGGAAAAAGACCAAGTCTCTTGAGAAGCAGGCTGAAAAGGCTAAAAAAGCCAAAGAATACAACAAGGAACTCGAACATCTCGACAAAGCACTTAACAAGCATGAGTATCTAAAAATTAAGGAAGAGCTTGAACCGCTTGAAGAACGCATTGACAACGCGGACAAAGAGAAGAAAGAAATTGTATCAAAAGCGGAAAAATTAGAGAAAGAAGCGGAATCTGCCCGCAAAGCTTTAAATGAAAAAGAACGTCAGCAGTCTGAAGCACAACGCAGGGTAAGCCAACTACATTCTAAAATCCGTGATACGGACACTTCGCTTGAAATTACGCGTGAGAAGATCAGCAATGAAAAAAGTGTTATTGAACAATACACTTCGGATATCGAACAGAGTGAAAAGGACCTTGCAGATTTAAGAGAAGCTTTTGAGAGTAGCAAAAAGAAACTGGCTTCGTTTGATGATGACCTCGAAAAAGCCGAAAAAAATCTCAGTGAGTCGAAAGAGCGATACTCTGAAATCCAAAAGCAATATTCGGCAGAGCAAGATAAGCTAAATAAGCTTGAACGCGAGTTTTCACAGGCAAACCAAGATCTCAATGATCTGCAAACAAAACGGATCAAAATTGAATCGCGTCTGGAAAATACGGAAGGCGACCTGATCCGTATTCGAGAAGAAATCGAAGATCTCGAAGATGAGATCATGAACTTTCGTGGCGAGAAAAAGCTGGCTGCTGAAAAACTCGAACAAGCGATTACCGAGCGTGATCAACAGCAGAGCAAGCTTCAGTCTGCCCGTCAACAGCGTGAGGAACTCAGCGAACAGCAAAATACGCTCAAAGATCAGATTCGCAGTCGCCAAAGCAAGCTTGATTCGGTACAATCAGAAATTACACTGCTACAAGATATTGCAAACTCCAACGAGGCTTTTCCGAGTAGCGTACAGTTTTTGCTTGACAAACATGCCGATAAATTCACTCAGCTGGATGTTGTTTCGAACCTTCTTTCGACGGATGAAGAACATGCTGTTGCTCTTGAAGCGGTTCTTTCGGATGCCCTTAACTATGTGGTCGTTGATACTCTTGAAGATGCCCGAAAAGCAGTAAACCTGCTTAAAGAAAATGATAAAGGACGTGCAACATTTATTCCCCTTAATCAGCTGTCAAATTCGTATGACACGGCTTCTGGTTCACTTGCCAAGCAAGTACATGCACAAGAAAAGTACAAGGCTTTAAAGCAGCTTTTGTTGGGCAATGTTTGTGTGTTTGATTCGGTCGAAAAGGCTTATTCATCGATAAGCGATTCGCAAACCGCCGTTACACTGGATGGAGAAGTAATTACCCATGACCAATTCCTTAAAAGTGGAAGCAAGAGCAAAAATGCCGGTATCCGTGTTGGGCTGAAAGATAAAATATCTAAGCTGGAGGATAAGGCTGGTTCGATAGAATCAAAGATCCAGTCATCGCAATCGGAACTGGAAGAGGTACAGGAAAAATACGGCAATATTGATCTCAACGAGCTCGAAAAACAGCTCAAAGAAAAAGAAAAAAAGGTTCGTGAGATTGAAAACAATATCAATAGTTTCGAACATAAAATTGAGATCTATCAGAAAAATATTGGAGAACTCAAAAACAGGCGTGAATCGCTCATTAATAACGAAGATTCTTCCCAGCAGGAGTTAGATCAACTGCAGCCCAAACAAAAAGAACTACAGCAAAAGCTTAAAGATCTGCATGAACAGCAGGAAGAAAAGAAAAAGGTTCTGCAGGAGCTTGATGAAGAAAAGTCTATTGCACAAAGCCGTTATAATGATGCTCAGCTTAAGCATCAGGACTTGAAGAACAAGGTTGAGAATCACGAGCGTGATATTAAGCGTGCCCAGGATGGGATTAAAAATCTAAAGAAGCGGCTTAAAATACGATCCGAAAAAACAGAGGAAGCCAAAGAACGTATTGGGAAATACGAGTCGTCAATTGAGCAGTTAGAGGATAAACTGAGTACGCTGAAGGAGCAAAAGCAGGAAGCAGATAAAAAACTCGAAGAAGCCGAGGAAGCCTCCGGCAAACAGCGCGGACGTATTAATGAAATTGAGAAAGAACTGAAAGAGGTCCGCCGACGCAAAGAGGTAAATATGGAGTTGGTCCATCATTTGGCAATGTCGAAGGAGAAGTATGAAATGCAGATTGAGAACCTTTCTGATCATATCTGGGAAACATACGGGATCTTGATGGATCAGATTGATAAGAAGTTGCCCGAAGATACCGAGCCCGACGAGGCCAAGGAACGTATTGCCTGGCTGCGCCAGAAGTTGAAAAAGATTGGAGAAGTAAATCCGTTGGCTATTGAAGAATACGAAGAAGAAAAAGAACGGCTCGATTTCTATGAAGAGCAAGTTGGCGATTTGCATCAGGCGGCCGAAGAACTACAAGAGACGATTGACGAAATAAACAAAACGGCCATCGGGCGTTTTAATGAAACCTTTGAAAAAATACGCGTAAATTTTCAAAAAGTTTTCCATACCCTTTTTAATGAAGATGACTACTGTGATCTGGTTATTGATGAAGAGGCCGAAGATCCGCTGGATGCAACCATCGAAATTAAAGCCAATCCCAAAGGCAAGCGACCGTCTACGATTAACCAGCTGTCGGGTGGAGAGAAAACGCTAACAGCTATTGCCCTGCTGTTTGCCATTTACTTGGTTAAACCCTCCCCATTCTGTGTATTAGATGAGGTTGATGCTCCCCTCGATGATGCCAATATCGAGCGTTTTGCAGATATGATTCGCAACTTTAGCGAGGAAACTCAGTTTATCATCATTACCCATAACAAAAAGACGATGAGCAAGGCCGAAATGATGTATGGAGTAACAATGCCCGAGACAGGTATTAGTCGATTGGTGGGCGTTAAGCTGGATGAAGTAGCTGAAGTTTAA
- the pyrH gene encoding UMP kinase: MTSNYHRILLKLSGEALLGEQGHGIDGDILTQYSEEIKSIHDEGFEVSVVVGGGNIFRGVKGATEGMDRVQGDYMGMLATMINSMALQDSLERMGVQTRLMSAIRMEEIAEPYIRRRATRHLEKGRVVIFGAGTGNPYFTTDTAASLRAIEIEADVILKGTRVDGIFDSDPEINPDAEKFPTITGEEILDRQLEIMDLTAFTLCRENKTPIIVFDMNKVGNLKKVLAEDTSIGSKVVWEDS, translated from the coding sequence GTGACAAGTAATTATCATCGCATTTTGCTTAAGCTCAGCGGTGAAGCGCTGTTGGGTGAACAGGGGCATGGCATTGACGGAGATATTCTTACCCAATATTCGGAAGAAATCAAATCAATTCATGATGAAGGATTTGAAGTTTCCGTTGTTGTAGGTGGAGGTAACATTTTTCGAGGTGTCAAAGGAGCCACTGAAGGAATGGATCGCGTTCAGGGCGACTACATGGGCATGCTTGCGACAATGATCAATAGTATGGCCTTGCAAGATTCTTTGGAACGCATGGGCGTACAAACCCGGTTGATGTCTGCTATCAGAATGGAAGAAATTGCTGAACCCTATATTCGTCGCCGTGCTACTCGTCACCTCGAAAAAGGTCGTGTCGTTATTTTTGGGGCCGGAACTGGAAATCCCTATTTCACTACTGATACTGCTGCTTCTCTGCGAGCTATCGAAATTGAAGCGGATGTCATCCTTAAAGGAACACGTGTCGATGGTATTTTCGATTCTGATCCGGAAATAAATCCTGACGCTGAAAAATTCCCTACCATTACGGGCGAAGAAATACTCGATCGTCAGCTTGAAATTATGGACCTGACGGCCTTTACCCTGTGTCGTGAAAACAAGACACCGATTATCGTTTTTGATATGAACAAGGTTGGAAACCTTAAAAAAGTTCTTGCCGAAGATACCTCAATTGGCTCAAAGGTGGTTTGGGAAGATTCGTAG
- a CDS encoding DUF6691 family protein, with translation MRFTEYLKYLFIGTGFGFVLVKSEVVSWFRIQEMFRFDSIHMYGIIGLAVVVGIISVQMIKRYHIKDVQGNPISIPPKDSSQVTRYLVGGSIFGLGWALLGACPGPMFALFGSGLTVMVVPIAAAVLGTYVYGMLRPKLPH, from the coding sequence ATGAGATTTACAGAATATCTAAAATATTTATTCATAGGTACCGGCTTTGGCTTTGTATTAGTTAAATCAGAGGTGGTATCGTGGTTTCGTATTCAAGAGATGTTTCGTTTCGATTCTATTCACATGTACGGGATTATTGGCTTAGCTGTAGTGGTAGGCATTATATCCGTTCAAATGATAAAACGGTATCATATAAAAGATGTCCAAGGTAATCCCATATCGATTCCTCCCAAGGATTCATCGCAGGTAACGCGATATTTGGTGGGGGGAAGTATTTTTGGCTTGGGATGGGCACTGCTTGGTGCATGTCCGGGACCAATGTTTGCATTATTTGGTAGCGGACTTACGGTGATGGTTGTGCCTATAGCAGCTGCTGTCCTTGGAACGTATGTCTATGGTATGCTACGACCGAAATTACCTCATTAA
- the tsf gene encoding translation elongation factor Ts, whose product MSISAKDVKELREQTGAGMMDCKKALQEADGDFDQATEILRKKGQKLSEKRADREANQGLVVTRVSDDGSQAAALEINCETDFVARNEDFQNSAKEFLDIVFENKIESVDELLETENEGLTVADHLKDMIGKIGEKLKINKVVYAETDGSYISYIHPGNQLGVLVEFEDDLEDDEIGRDVAMQIAAMNPLAVTRDGVDSSIVEKELQIAKEQLLEEGKSEEIAEKASQGKLRRFYEERVLLEQKFVKDNSLSVEEYLKNNDTPLVRSFHRIQLGDDS is encoded by the coding sequence ATGAGTATTTCTGCAAAAGACGTAAAAGAACTACGCGAACAGACTGGGGCCGGCATGATGGATTGCAAAAAGGCCCTTCAAGAAGCGGACGGTGATTTTGATCAAGCCACTGAAATCCTTCGCAAAAAAGGACAAAAACTTTCTGAAAAACGAGCAGATCGTGAAGCGAACCAGGGATTGGTTGTTACACGTGTGAGTGATGACGGCTCTCAAGCTGCTGCACTCGAAATTAACTGTGAGACAGACTTTGTTGCTCGTAACGAAGATTTCCAGAACAGTGCCAAAGAGTTTTTGGATATTGTATTCGAAAACAAAATTGAATCTGTTGATGAGCTCTTAGAAACCGAAAACGAAGGACTTACCGTTGCTGATCACCTAAAAGATATGATTGGAAAAATTGGTGAGAAGCTAAAAATCAACAAAGTAGTATACGCCGAAACTGATGGTTCTTACATCTCTTATATTCATCCCGGCAACCAGTTAGGAGTGTTGGTTGAGTTTGAAGATGACCTTGAGGATGATGAAATAGGTCGTGATGTTGCTATGCAAATTGCTGCTATGAACCCCCTGGCCGTAACGCGAGACGGTGTTGATAGCTCAATCGTTGAAAAAGAACTCCAAATTGCTAAAGAGCAACTCCTTGAAGAAGGCAAGTCTGAGGAAATTGCTGAAAAAGCATCGCAAGGTAAATTGCGACGCTTCTACGAGGAACGCGTTCTACTGGAGCAAAAATTCGTGAAAGACAATAGTCTTTCTGTCGAAGAGTATCTCAAAAATAATGATACTCCGCTGGTTCGATCATTCCATCGAATCCAGCTCGGCGATGACTCGTAA
- a CDS encoding rhodanese-like domain-containing protein, with translation MIQRTFVIFALVISGILLIQACGEGEQQTQTEVKELTGKQFQQQKEQQAGVIIDVRTQEEYDNGHLAEVDRHYNLLNGDFEAQLDSLEKDETYYLYCRSGNRSEKAAKLMIDQGFEKVYNIGGFQDLVDAGVESKK, from the coding sequence ATGATACAACGTACTTTTGTAATTTTTGCCTTGGTTATTTCAGGAATACTTTTAATCCAAGCTTGTGGAGAAGGTGAGCAGCAAACTCAAACAGAAGTCAAGGAACTAACTGGTAAGCAATTTCAGCAGCAGAAAGAACAACAGGCGGGTGTTATCATTGATGTGCGAACGCAGGAAGAGTATGATAACGGGCATTTAGCCGAAGTTGATCGTCATTATAATTTATTGAATGGTGATTTTGAAGCTCAGTTGGATTCGCTCGAGAAAGATGAGACCTATTACCTGTATTGTAGATCTGGAAATAGAAGTGAAAAAGCGGCAAAGCTGATGATTGATCAGGGATTTGAAAAGGTCTATAACATTGGTGGTTTTCAGGACTTAGTTGATGCCGGTGTAGAGAGCAAAAAATAG
- the frr gene encoding ribosome recycling factor: MIPPELDPVIKSAKQDMDKAVKHYKKELSHIRAGKAQPSILDGVKVEYYGSQTPLNQLASVSAPEARLLTVEPFDKSALEDIEKAIMSAGLGLNPNNDGNIIRIPLPILSEERRKELVKRVNELAEEARISIRNSRRDANEEVKKKVKSESLPEDSLYEAEDEIQNLTDKHTERVEELSEKKEKEIMTV, encoded by the coding sequence ATGATACCACCAGAGTTAGATCCTGTTATCAAATCTGCCAAGCAAGATATGGACAAGGCAGTAAAACACTATAAAAAAGAACTCTCTCATATTCGCGCCGGCAAGGCCCAACCTTCGATATTGGATGGAGTTAAGGTTGAATATTATGGTTCACAAACACCGTTAAACCAGTTAGCCAGCGTTAGTGCACCAGAAGCTCGGCTTTTAACGGTTGAACCTTTTGACAAGTCTGCACTCGAAGATATTGAAAAAGCGATTATGTCGGCCGGACTTGGGTTAAACCCTAATAATGACGGTAATATTATTCGTATTCCCCTTCCTATATTATCGGAAGAGCGCCGCAAAGAACTGGTAAAAAGAGTAAACGAATTAGCTGAAGAAGCACGCATTTCGATCCGTAACAGTCGACGTGATGCCAATGAAGAAGTAAAGAAAAAAGTAAAAAGTGAATCACTACCCGAGGATTCCCTCTACGAGGCGGAAGATGAAATCCAAAACCTTACCGATAAGCACACCGAAAGAGTAGAAGAGCTTTCTGAGAAGAAGGAAAAAGAAATAATGACTGTGTAA
- a CDS encoding isoprenylcysteine carboxylmethyltransferase family protein has product MSDETHLNLLEMNLALKIPPAVLTLIIAGAMWWIDENMNHSWIEFGPLYWAASISLALGGIFGVLGLVQFYQHSTSIDPHKPDKVSSLVTNGIYSVSRNPMYVALLLVLAAYGFYLGNGLTLALLPVFVGYMNRFQIEPEEKVMQEKFGEEFLHYKRDVRRWL; this is encoded by the coding sequence TTGAGTGACGAAACTCATTTAAATCTCTTAGAAATGAATTTAGCGCTAAAAATACCTCCGGCTGTACTTACCCTCATTATTGCGGGTGCTATGTGGTGGATTGATGAGAATATGAACCATAGCTGGATTGAATTTGGTCCGTTGTACTGGGCTGCGAGTATCAGTTTGGCCTTAGGAGGTATATTTGGGGTGCTGGGGTTAGTTCAGTTTTATCAGCACTCAACATCCATCGATCCCCATAAGCCAGATAAAGTAAGCAGTCTTGTAACAAATGGTATTTACAGTGTATCACGTAACCCAATGTATGTGGCCTTGCTATTAGTTTTAGCGGCCTATGGTTTTTATCTTGGTAATGGCTTAACCTTAGCGCTGCTCCCGGTTTTTGTGGGATACATGAATCGTTTCCAGATTGAGCCGGAAGAAAAAGTAATGCAAGAAAAGTTTGGAGAGGAATTTTTGCACTACAAAAGGGATGTACGTCGTTGGTTATAA
- a CDS encoding YeeE/YedE family protein: protein MIDLLSQPWPWYIAGPVIGLTVPILLFLGGKMFGISSNLRHTCAACNFGNVAFFNYDWKSAGKWNLTFLAGTVLGGFLGGYVFANPEPVNLASATIADLQAMGIQDFSGLVPNDLFTWKSLGSTAGIIVLALGGFLVGFGARYAGGCTSGHAISGLSDLQLASLLAVIGFFIGGLIMTYFIYPLIL, encoded by the coding sequence ATGATTGATTTATTATCCCAACCGTGGCCATGGTATATAGCCGGACCAGTTATCGGTTTAACGGTTCCCATTTTGCTATTTCTGGGAGGAAAAATGTTTGGTATTTCGTCCAATCTTCGACATACCTGTGCAGCTTGTAATTTTGGGAATGTAGCATTCTTCAATTACGACTGGAAGTCGGCCGGTAAGTGGAATTTAACTTTTTTGGCTGGGACGGTGCTTGGTGGTTTTCTGGGGGGATATGTTTTTGCCAATCCTGAACCGGTTAACCTGGCATCAGCAACTATTGCAGATTTGCAGGCTATGGGTATCCAGGATTTTAGCGGACTCGTTCCCAACGATCTATTTACTTGGAAATCACTTGGTTCAACAGCGGGCATAATCGTTCTGGCACTGGGCGGATTCTTGGTTGGTTTTGGTGCTCGCTATGCAGGGGGATGTACGTCAGGCCATGCTATTTCCGGATTGTCAGATTTACAGTTGGCATCACTATTGGCCGTCATCGGATTTTTCATTGGCGGACTAATTATGACCTACTTCATATATCCACTGATTTTATAA
- a CDS encoding MBL fold metallo-hydrolase: MYFKQIFDKKLAQYAYLIGCQAAGEAIIIDPMRDVDQYHKIAEQEGLKITAAADTHIHADYLSGLRELAEQGVKVYASNEGDADWKYEWLLNSDYDYELITEGDTFSIGNIKFDTIHTPGHTPESVSFLVTDGAAAKEPMGILSGDFVFVGDVGRPDLLETAAGQTGAMKPAAQELYKSVQDFKNLPEYLQVWPAHGSGSACGKALGAVPESTVGYELRFSPAFKASTSENAFVDFILDGQPEPPLYFGRMKTVNKEGPAVLGALPEPEKMTIDNIVEAEGTILDTRQKHAFMNGHIKGSLLTTFDNNFNTIAGSYADAIQDLYLIIDEDQLEEAVRDLIRVGLDNIKGYATPNELEHWSGELETIETIDFDELEQNRNQDDVQVLDVRKATEYEEGHIPGAINIAHTRLADELDQLPKDKKLLVHCGSGQRASYASGLLAKEGYDIQWVDDLFADWEESYPQEVVLTAK; this comes from the coding sequence ATGTATTTCAAACAAATTTTTGATAAAAAGTTGGCCCAATATGCTTACCTAATTGGATGTCAAGCTGCGGGCGAAGCTATTATTATTGATCCCATGCGAGATGTGGATCAGTATCACAAAATAGCAGAGCAAGAGGGGTTAAAAATTACGGCTGCGGCCGACACCCACATCCATGCAGATTATCTGTCTGGATTGCGAGAACTGGCAGAGCAGGGGGTAAAAGTATATGCCTCAAACGAAGGAGACGCCGACTGGAAGTACGAATGGTTACTCAACAGTGATTATGATTACGAGTTAATCACCGAGGGCGATACCTTTAGCATTGGAAATATCAAGTTTGATACTATTCATACGCCGGGGCATACTCCCGAATCAGTCAGCTTTTTGGTAACGGATGGAGCTGCAGCCAAAGAGCCAATGGGGATATTATCGGGAGATTTTGTCTTTGTGGGAGATGTCGGTCGTCCCGATCTATTAGAAACGGCGGCTGGTCAAACAGGGGCGATGAAGCCTGCAGCCCAAGAGTTATACAAATCAGTTCAGGACTTTAAAAACCTACCCGAATATTTGCAGGTTTGGCCTGCACACGGATCGGGCAGTGCCTGTGGTAAAGCACTTGGAGCAGTACCGGAATCAACAGTAGGGTACGAACTTCGATTTAGTCCTGCTTTTAAAGCATCCACCAGCGAAAATGCATTTGTCGATTTTATTTTGGATGGTCAGCCAGAACCGCCTCTGTACTTTGGGCGAATGAAGACAGTGAATAAGGAGGGACCGGCTGTACTGGGAGCATTGCCTGAACCTGAGAAAATGACTATTGATAACATTGTAGAGGCAGAAGGAACAATCCTTGATACTCGTCAGAAGCATGCGTTTATGAACGGTCATATTAAGGGATCGCTCCTTACCACCTTTGACAACAACTTCAATACGATAGCAGGTTCGTATGCAGATGCTATTCAAGATCTCTATCTGATTATTGATGAAGATCAGCTGGAAGAAGCTGTGCGTGACTTAATTCGTGTGGGACTTGATAACATTAAGGGATACGCGACCCCTAATGAGCTTGAACACTGGTCTGGTGAGTTGGAAACCATTGAGACCATTGATTTTGATGAATTGGAGCAAAATCGAAATCAGGATGATGTGCAGGTTTTAGACGTACGAAAAGCAACCGAATATGAGGAAGGGCATATTCCCGGGGCGATCAATATTGCGCATACCCGTTTGGCTGATGAGTTAGATCAATTACCTAAGGACAAAAAGTTGCTGGTTCACTGTGGAAGTGGTCAGCGAGCCTCATACGCCAGTGGGCTGTTAGCCAAAGAAGGTTATGATATCCAATGGGTTGATGATCTGTTTGCCGATTGGGAAGAAAGCTATCCTCAAGAGGTCGTATTAACAGCTAAATAA
- a CDS encoding rhodanese-like domain-containing protein → MIPPQKFKELLEEKPGIIIDVRTPREYEEGYLKKVDFNIDISADFEQNIEELNKDNTYYLYCGSGARSERATQLMKRKGFENVYNVGGLEALIEAGFEKQ, encoded by the coding sequence ATGATCCCCCCACAAAAATTTAAAGAACTGCTTGAAGAAAAACCGGGGATCATTATTGATGTAAGAACACCAAGGGAGTATGAGGAAGGCTATCTAAAAAAAGTAGATTTCAATATTGATATATCAGCTGATTTCGAACAGAATATTGAGGAACTGAATAAGGATAATACCTACTATTTATATTGCGGTTCGGGAGCTCGAAGCGAAAGGGCAACCCAACTTATGAAACGAAAAGGTTTTGAAAATGTGTATAATGTTGGTGGACTTGAAGCTTTAATTGAAGCTGGATTTGAAAAGCAATAA